One segment of Physeter macrocephalus isolate SW-GA chromosome 3, ASM283717v5, whole genome shotgun sequence DNA contains the following:
- the TAS1R3 gene encoding LOW QUALITY PROTEIN: taste receptor type 1 member 3 (The sequence of the model RefSeq protein was modified relative to this genomic sequence to represent the inferred CDS: inserted 13 bases in 9 codons), translating to MEDVSRAPSWQVRAGEHFAKHTLRPSPTRLPISGAPVGLPTCCPCWKLLPAMPGLAPRGLAAVLGVRAGAPLCLSRQLSRQGDYVLGGXVPPWAQLRMLSSPGLLWALATMMAAEEINKLFDTCREPVVAVKPSLVSTAKAGSRSVAAYRDYTQYQPHVLAVIGPHSSELALVAGKFFSFFLMSHVSYGASTDRPSSRETFPSFRTVPSGGVQVAAVVEQLRELHWNWVAAVGGDDEYSRQGLSLFSGLADAKGTCIAHEDRVPLPRAGSPRRGSVQGLLRRVNRSSAPVVXVSSSACAARTVFSYSIQYRLSPKVWVASEAWLPSNLVMTLPGTDRVGTVLGVQCQGAQMPEFPSYVRTRLALAADPAYCASLDAXGCPQCDRITLENVPDGLLHRQTFAAFAAVYGVAQALHNTLLCDTSGCPAPEPMRPWQLLENTHDLNLRFDASGNVDVDRGMKLCVRRDRAPPXRTMGTFNGSLQLWHSQMSWHTRGNQPRGPCREPVPQGSWQCKEDQVRHVQGFHSCCYDGADCKAGSYQRHPGDALCSKCDQDHGSPDWSTDASPASPSPWGXASTLGPALGPALAALGLFVWRRHSPXVRASGGPQACXCLGLVCLSVLLFPGRPSPASCLAQLPLHHLPPTGCRSTPFLQAAEIFVRSELPPSWADRLCSRPWGAGWYXFPPEVTTGWQVPPTEALVHCHVRSWVSFGLVHTTNATLAFLCFLGTFSVXSRPGGYNGARGLTFATLAYFITWVSLVPLFAYVHVVSQPAVPMDAILFCVLGILGTSHLLKCYLLLWRPDLNTRVLPGRGSWRCQKARQQWGRGGDSGKKQATPDPVTSPQ from the exons ATGGAGGACGTCTCCAGGGCCCCGAGCTGGCAGGTGAGGGCAGGCGAGCACTTTGCTAAACACACCCTTCGCCCCTCCCCGACCCGACTCCCCATATCTGGGGCCCCGGTCGGTCTGCCCACTTGCTGTCCCTGCTGGAAGCTGCTACCCGCCATGCCAGGCCTGGCTCCCCGGGGCCTCGCGGCTGTCCTGGGCGTCAGGGCAGGGGCCCCGCTTTGCCTGTCCCGGCAGCTCAGCCGGCAAGGGGACTACGTGCTGGGGG TCGTCCCTCCCTGGGCTCAGCTGAGGATGCTCTCGTCCCCTGGGCTGCTCTGGGCGCTGGCCACGATGATGGCCGCGGAGGAGATCAACAAGCTCTTCGACACGTGCCGGGAGCCCGTGGTCGCCGTGAAGCCCAGCTTGGTGTCCACGGCCAAGGCCGGCAGCCGCAGCGTCGCCGCCTACCGCGATTATACGCAGTACCAGCCCCACGTGCTGGCCGTCATCGGGCCCCACTCGTCCGAGCTCGCCCTGGTCGCCGGCAAGTTCTTCAGCTTCTTTCTCATGTCCCAC GTCAGCTACGGCGCCAGCACGGACAGGCCGAGCAGCCGCGAGACGTTCCCGTCCTTCCGCACGGTGCCCAGCGGCGGCGTGCAGGTGGCGGCCGTGGTGGAGCAGCTGCGGGAGCTGCACTGGAACTGGGTGGCCGCCGTGGGCGGCGACGATGAGTACAGCCGGCAGGGCCTGAGCCTCTTCTCCGGCCTGGCCGACGCCAAGGGCACCTGCATCGCACACGAGGACCGGGTGCCGCTGCCCCGAGCCGGCAGCCCGCGGCGGGGCTCCGTGCAGGGCCTGCTGCGCCGGGTGAACCGGAGCAGCGCGCCGGTGG AGGTGTCCTCCTCCGCCTGCGCTGCCCGCACCGTGTTCAGCTACAGCATCCAGTACAGGCTCTCGCCCAAGGTGTGGGTGGCCAGCGAGGCCTGGCTGCCCTCAAACCTGGTCATGACGCTGCCCGGCACGGACCGGGTGGGCACCGTGCTCGGCGTCCAGTGTCAGGGCGCCCAGATGCCCGAGTTCCCGTCCTACGTGCGGACGCGCCTGGCCCTAGCCGCCGACCCCGCCTACTGCGCCTCGCTGGACGC GGGCTGCCCCCAGTGTGACCGCATCACCCTGGAGAACGTGCCCGACGGGCTGCTGCACCGCCAGACCTTCGCGGCCTTCGCAGCCGTGTACGGCGTGGCCCAGGCGCTCCACAACACGCTGCTCTGCGACACCTCGGGCTGCCCTGCGCCGGAGCCCATGCGGCCCTGGCA gctcctgGAGAACACGCACGACCTGAACCTGCGGTTCGATGCCAGCGGGAACGTGGACGTGGATCGTGGCATGAAGCTGTGTGTACGGCGGGACCGGGCGCCAC CGCGCACCATGGGCACCTTCAACGGCAGCCTGCAGCTCTGGCACTCCCAGATGAGCTGGCACACGCGGGGAAACCAG CCCCGGGGCCCGTgccgggagcctgtgccccaGGGCTCGTGGCAGTGCAAGGAGGACCAGGTGCGCCATGTGCAGGGCTTCCACTCCTGCTGTTACGACGGCGCCGACTGCAAGGCTGGCAGCTACCAGCGCCACCCAGGTGA cgccCTCTGCAGCAAGTGTGACCAGGACCACGGGTCCCCGGACTGGAGCACCGACGCCTCCCCCGCCAGCCCGAGTCCCTGGGG TGCTTCTACTCTGGGCCCAGCTCTGGGCCCGGCGCTGGCAGCCCTGGGACTCTTCGTCTGGCGCCGGCACAGCC TGGTTCGGGCTTCGGGGGGGCCACAGGCCT TCTGCCTGGGCCTCGTCTGCCTCAGCGTCCTCCTGTTTCCCGGCCGGCCCAGCCCTGCCAGCTGCCTGGCCCAGCTGCCGCTGCACCACCTCCCGCCCACCGGCTGCCGGAGCACACCCTTCCTGCAGGCGGCTGAGATCTTCGTGCGGTCAGAGTTGCCGCCGAGCTGGGCCGACCGGCTCTGTAGCCGCCCGTGGGGTGCTGGCTGGTA CTTCCCGCCGGAGGTGACGACAGGCTGGCAAGTGCCGCCCACGGAGGCGCTAGTGCACTGCCATGTGCGCTCCTGGGTCAGCTTCGGCCTGGTGCATACCACCAATGCCACGCTGgctttcctctgcttcctgggcACTTTCTCGGT GAGCCGGCCCGGGGGCTACAACGGCGCCCGCGGCCTGACCTTTGCCACGCTGGCCTACTTCATCACCTGGGTCTCCCTCGTCCCCCTCTTTGCCTACGTGCACGTGGTCTCGCAGCCCGCCGTGCCGATGGACGCCATCCTCTTCTGTGTGCTGGGCATTCTGGGCACCTCCCACCTGCTTAAGTGCTACCTGCTGCTGTGGCGGCCGGACCTCAACACCCGAGTTCTTCCTGGGAGGGGGTCCTGGCGATGCCAGAAGGCGAGGCAgcagtgggggcggggaggagactCAGGGAAAAAACAAGCGACCCCTGACCCAGTGACCTCACCCCAGTGA
- the CPTP gene encoding ceramide-1-phosphate transfer protein — MDDLESEFNLKVVLVSFKQCLNEKEEVLLDHYLASWRGLVRFLNSLGTVFSFISKDVVAKLQIMEQLCGGPQREHYSTLQAMVAYEVGSQRVDLERRSRHPDSGCRTVLRLHRALHWLQLFLEGVRTSPEDARTTALCTDSYNASLAAYHPWIIRRAVTVAFCALPTRKVFLETMNVGSPEQAVEMLGEALPFIERVYDISQRLYAEHALLDLP; from the exons ATGGATGACTTGGAGTCAGAGTTTAATCTGAAAGTTGTCCTGGTCAGTTTCAAGCAGTGTCTCAATGAGAAGGAAGAGGTGCTGCTGGACCACTACCTCGCCAGCTGGAGGGGGCTGGTCAG GTTCCTGAACAGCCTGGGCACCGTCTTCTCGTTCATCTCCAAGGACGTGGTGGCGAAGCTGCAGATCATGGAGCAGCTGTGCGGTGGCCCCCAGCGGGAGCACTATAGCACCCTGCAGGCCATGGTGGCCTACGAGGTGGGCAGCCAGCGGGTGGACCTGGAGCGGCGCTCCCGCCACCCCGACTCGGGCTGCCGGACGGTGCTGCGGCTGCACCGCGCCCTGCACTGGCTGCAGCTCTTCCTGGAGGGCGTCCGCACCAGCCCTGAGGACGCACGCACCACCGCGCTCTGCACTGACTCTTACAATGCCTCGCTGGCCGCCTACCACCCCTGGATCATCCGCCGGGCCGTCACCGTGGCCTTCTGTGCACTGCCCACACGCAAGGTCTTCCTGGAGACCATGAACGTGGGGTCCCCCGAGCAGGCCGTGGAGATGCTGGGTGAGGCCCTGCCCTTCATCGAACGGGTCTACGACATCTCCCAGAGGCTCTACGCCGAGCACGCCCTGCTGGACCTACCCTAG